In Dehalogenimonas etheniformans, one genomic interval encodes:
- a CDS encoding beta strand repeat-containing protein, translating to MHGLFGGNKSGKEPGNFPRSMKRLFIGIPFAAAIILACSAAISAATFLSGVSVGPQNGALTYGTNGSVTYDITLTHNDTESGGAITLNFDWTAGDPGGVSASFDGNPYPEGTTTATLTLNTSATTSAGDWSFKVTGTDSKGIPIEGTGALSIQKATPILSVTNSGIAYDGTAMSATVSSGTVVGVVSNILTGGAATQTNAATYAVTANFTPDDTVNYNSLTDAAAGDFIITKRDITITPNPQTKVFGTLDPSFSYDAIGLVGSDFVLGFFTRAPGESVGTYAIIPDPNGVYGGNSLGPNPNYNVIIGPNNLTITKATANVSVTGYDSVYDGAAHGASGSAIGASATIEFADNPLNSERIWGDNWFAQTFASSSNFHLTAVSISGKVIGNPGVVTVSVRELTGVNTLGPDLCSGTIDQTSLIGLPGNPIFESYKAVTVDMGAGFDAVAGHSYAIVVRSSAGDASNYFAWIADTTANDFAGGQEYSSSGTLHATWNAIPANDMFFGVFGTVDLAGSLILGSSFTDVAGGTADWTFSGGTNYNDANGSVLITISQKELTIGGTFTADSKVYNGTTEANIATNNLTLSGKVGADDVTLSPVVAFADKNINLTGHKIVSLTAASSLTGAQSGNYSLSLIVTPTAQADITVKTLTADVTGVSRAYDGSTIATVNFADDRIAGDVFSYTYVATFASKNVGTGIAINVSGIAITANPLDDSGNYTLGSATTDTTSADITAKALTVTGLTGANKTYDGDTTVTVSGTAVLSGIVAPDVVTLGGTPVFAFASKNVGTGIAINGAGYTIGGADVANYTVTQPTLLADITAKALTVVGLTGDNKTYNGTTAATATGIAALDGIVAPDVVTLGGTPVFTFASKNVGTVNITTTGYTLGGADASNYTVTQPTLSASINARTLTANAVGVDNVYDGTTAASVSFTDDRIAGDVFSYTYVATFASKNVGTGIAINVSGIAITANPLDDSGNYTLGSATTDTTSADITAKALTVTGLTGANKTYDGDTTVTVSGTAVLSGIVAPDVVTLGGTPVFAFASKNVGTGIAINGAGYTIGGADVANYTVTQPTLLADITAKALTVVGLTGDNKTYNGTTAATATGIAALDGIVAPDVVTLGGTPVFTFASKNVGTVNITTTGYTLGGADASNYTVTQPTLSASISKNQLTVAGSFTANSKASDGNASATFATNNLALSGVIAGDTVNFSPVIAFSDANVGTGKTVSLTPASSLGGADGANYSLSLVDAPTATADITSGGGGGGGGGGGFGNQLVGINLAGTSPWMDGNGKSITAGEIKTPDGKLTLNIPVGVFIWNAAGAAQPFLSANTPSSVPAAPAQAKILNSYDMGLNGVTFNPGITISFAYSASDISGISESGLYIAWWNGSAWVKLNSVVDTANKTVTANITHFTVFALIGAQAPPTTTPPPTTTPPPTTTPPPTTTPPATKTTLPPTSSTTTNPPGDETPTNWIPGVILVMALLLGLVLFVRQRRPKERI from the coding sequence ATGCACGGGTTATTCGGTGGAAACAAATCCGGAAAAGAGCCAGGGAATTTCCCTAGGTCGATGAAGAGGCTGTTTATAGGGATTCCCTTCGCAGCAGCAATAATATTGGCTTGTTCCGCCGCGATTTCAGCTGCAACTTTTCTATCTGGCGTTAGTGTCGGGCCTCAAAATGGAGCGCTCACCTACGGTACCAATGGCAGTGTTACTTACGATATTACACTCACACATAATGATACTGAGTCTGGCGGGGCCATCACACTCAATTTTGACTGGACGGCGGGCGATCCGGGTGGTGTGAGTGCCAGTTTCGACGGCAATCCATATCCTGAAGGAACAACCACAGCTACCCTAACTCTGAACACTTCGGCTACCACCTCTGCAGGTGATTGGTCTTTCAAAGTTACGGGCACAGACTCCAAAGGTATACCCATCGAGGGAACTGGTGCATTAAGCATTCAAAAGGCTACTCCAATATTGTCAGTAACAAACTCGGGTATAGCTTATGATGGCACAGCAATGTCAGCAACTGTCTCTTCAGGGACGGTAGTTGGTGTCGTTAGCAATATTTTGACCGGCGGTGCCGCCACTCAAACCAATGCAGCAACATATGCCGTTACCGCCAATTTCACCCCGGATGATACGGTTAACTACAATTCACTTACCGATGCGGCTGCCGGTGACTTCATTATTACCAAACGTGATATAACCATAACTCCTAATCCGCAAACCAAGGTGTTTGGCACACTCGATCCTAGTTTTTCGTACGATGCGATAGGGTTGGTTGGCAGCGATTTCGTGCTCGGTTTCTTTACCAGGGCGCCCGGAGAGAGCGTTGGAACCTATGCCATTATCCCGGACCCAAATGGGGTCTATGGCGGAAATTCTTTGGGACCAAATCCGAACTACAATGTAATTATAGGCCCTAATAACCTGACTATCACAAAAGCAACTGCTAACGTTTCCGTAACTGGTTATGATAGTGTTTATGATGGTGCAGCACACGGAGCTTCGGGTAGTGCTATTGGCGCATCTGCCACGATTGAATTTGCGGATAATCCGCTTAATTCGGAACGCATTTGGGGTGACAACTGGTTCGCCCAGACATTCGCGTCTTCCTCCAATTTTCATCTGACTGCAGTTTCGATCAGCGGAAAAGTGATTGGTAATCCCGGAGTTGTGACCGTTAGCGTCAGGGAACTTACCGGAGTAAACACGCTTGGTCCCGATCTCTGTTCTGGTACTATTGATCAAACCTCTCTCATCGGTTTACCTGGAAATCCGATCTTCGAAAGTTACAAAGCAGTGACTGTAGACATGGGAGCTGGGTTTGATGCCGTAGCTGGCCATTCGTACGCCATCGTCGTAAGAAGCTCGGCAGGAGATGCTTCCAATTATTTCGCATGGATTGCTGATACAACAGCGAACGATTTCGCTGGCGGACAAGAATATTCCTCCAGCGGAACTCTCCACGCGACGTGGAACGCCATCCCCGCCAACGACATGTTCTTTGGAGTGTTTGGTACAGTTGATTTAGCCGGCTCTTTGATCCTTGGAAGCTCATTCACTGATGTGGCCGGAGGTACTGCCGATTGGACCTTCTCCGGAGGCACAAACTACAACGATGCCAATGGTTCAGTCCTGATAACTATTTCCCAAAAGGAACTGACCATCGGCGGTACGTTCACCGCCGACAGCAAAGTTTATAATGGGACTACGGAAGCAAACATTGCCACCAACAATCTGACCCTGTCTGGTAAGGTCGGAGCCGATGATGTTACTCTTTCTCCGGTGGTCGCCTTTGCCGACAAGAATATCAATCTCACCGGCCACAAGATCGTCAGTCTGACAGCCGCTTCCAGTCTGACGGGCGCACAGTCCGGCAACTACTCGCTGTCACTTATTGTCACGCCGACAGCCCAGGCTGATATCACCGTGAAAACGTTGACCGCTGATGTCACAGGTGTTAGCAGAGCCTATGATGGTTCCACTATTGCCACTGTCAATTTTGCCGATGACCGCATCGCGGGTGATGTCTTCAGCTATACCTATGTCGCCACCTTCGCAAGCAAAAATGTCGGTACAGGCATTGCGATTAACGTCAGCGGCATCGCCATAACCGCCAATCCGCTTGATGATTCTGGCAACTATACGCTTGGTTCAGCTACCACAGATACCACCAGTGCCGACATCACCGCTAAGGCATTGACAGTTACTGGCCTGACCGGGGCTAATAAGACCTACGATGGAGATACAACTGTCACCGTCAGTGGTACAGCGGTTCTTAGTGGAATCGTTGCTCCTGACGTAGTTACCCTGGGAGGTACGCCGGTCTTCGCCTTTGCCAGCAAGAATGTTGGTACCGGTATCGCCATCAATGGTGCCGGATACACTATAGGCGGCGCCGATGTTGCCAACTATACTGTGACCCAGCCCACGCTCTTGGCCGACATCACTGCCAAGGCCTTGACGGTCGTTGGTCTGACTGGAGACAACAAGACCTATAATGGCACCACCGCAGCCACTGCGACGGGCATAGCAGCCCTGGATGGGATCGTTGCCCCTGATGTGGTGACTCTGGGAGGTACGCCGGTCTTCACCTTTGCCAGCAAGAACGTTGGGACCGTTAACATAACCACCACCGGTTATACTCTTGGCGGTGCTGACGCCAGCAACTACACCGTGACCCAACCGACTCTCTCAGCCAGTATCAACGCCAGGACGTTGACTGCCAATGCCGTCGGCGTCGACAATGTCTATGATGGCACCACTGCCGCCTCCGTTAGCTTCACTGATGACCGCATCGCGGGTGATGTCTTCAGCTATACCTATGTCGCCACCTTCGCAAGCAAAAATGTCGGTACAGGCATTGCGATTAACGTCAGCGGCATCGCCATAACCGCCAATCCGCTTGATGATTCTGGCAACTATACGCTTGGTTCAGCTACCACAGATACCACCAGTGCCGACATCACCGCTAAGGCATTGACAGTTACTGGCCTGACCGGGGCTAATAAGACCTACGATGGAGATACAACTGTCACCGTCAGTGGTACAGCGGTTCTTAGTGGAATCGTTGCTCCTGACGTAGTTACCCTGGGAGGTACGCCGGTCTTCGCCTTTGCCAGCAAGAATGTTGGTACCGGTATCGCCATCAATGGTGCCGGATACACTATAGGCGGCGCCGATGTTGCCAACTATACTGTGACCCAGCCCACGCTCTTGGCCGACATCACTGCCAAGGCCTTGACGGTCGTTGGTCTGACTGGAGACAACAAGACCTATAATGGCACCACCGCAGCCACTGCGACGGGCATAGCAGCCCTGGATGGGATCGTTGCCCCTGATGTGGTGACTCTGGGAGGTACGCCGGTCTTCACCTTTGCCAGCAAGAACGTTGGGACCGTTAACATAACCACCACCGGTTATACTCTTGGCGGTGCTGACGCCAGCAACTACACCGTGACCCAACCGACTCTCTCAGCTAGTATCAGTAAAAATCAGTTAACAGTTGCTGGCTCTTTCACAGCTAACAGCAAGGCATCCGATGGAAATGCATCGGCGACTTTCGCCACCAATAACCTTGCTCTTAGTGGAGTAATAGCGGGCGATACGGTTAACTTTAGTCCGGTCATCGCCTTCTCTGACGCAAATGTTGGAACAGGCAAGACTGTCTCATTGACACCTGCGTCGAGCCTCGGCGGGGCTGACGGCGCCAATTACTCCCTGTCCCTTGTCGACGCACCAACTGCGACTGCTGATATTACTAGTGGTGGAGGTGGTGGAGGCGGCGGAGGAGGTGGTTTTGGTAATCAATTGGTGGGTATAAACCTGGCAGGCACTTCGCCCTGGATGGACGGCAACGGCAAGTCGATTACAGCTGGTGAGATCAAAACACCCGATGGTAAACTCACTCTGAACATCCCCGTCGGTGTCTTTATCTGGAATGCAGCTGGCGCCGCACAGCCTTTCCTCTCGGCTAACACACCATCCTCTGTTCCGGCTGCACCGGCTCAGGCTAAGATACTGAACAGCTACGACATGGGTCTAAACGGTGTCACTTTCAATCCCGGTATCACCATAAGCTTCGCGTATTCTGCTTCTGACATTTCTGGGATCTCGGAGAGTGGCCTGTATATTGCCTGGTGGAATGGCTCAGCCTGGGTTAAATTAAACAGTGTGGTGGATACTGCCAACAAGACAGTTACGGCCAATATTACCCACTTTACGGTGTTTGCCCTGATCGGCGCTCAGGCTCCTCCCACGACCACGCCTCCGCCGACCACGACGCCTCCACCGACGACTACTCCTCCGCCGACGACCACTCCTCCGGCTACAAAGACAACACTCCCGCCGACTTCTTCCACGACCACTAACCCACCTGGCGACGAGACTCCAACTAATTGGATACCTGGAGTGATACTGGTAATGGCACTCCTACTCGGGTTGGTCTTGTTCGTAAGGCAAAGACGGCCAAAAGAAAGAATTTAA
- a CDS encoding acyl carrier protein has protein sequence MKTVDIESAIKSYLNDNFLNRLPNIILKDDDSLFENGIVDSTGVLEMVAFIEQTFDIRVEDEDLIPENLDSINRLNAFIKTKLNSKIEVT, from the coding sequence ATGAAAACGGTTGATATCGAATCGGCGATCAAGAGTTACCTCAACGATAATTTCCTGAATCGTCTGCCCAACATCATTCTGAAGGACGACGATTCACTGTTCGAAAATGGTATCGTCGACTCCACCGGGGTGCTCGAGATGGTAGCTTTTATCGAACAAACCTTCGATATTAGGGTCGAGGACGAGGATTTGATTCCCGAGAATCTTGACTCAATCAATCGACTGAATGCCTTCATTAAAACCAAACTTAATTCCAAAATCGAGGTGACCTAA
- the glmM gene encoding phosphoglucosamine mutase, producing MGLFGSSGIRQPFNEQLVDVVFRVGRAVGSKYPRVIVGCDTRTSSDALKHIAVGGLSISGAKSFDAGLVPTPTLAFAARKFDCGLMVTASHNPPEYNGIKLFNPDGSSFSPDQQQEIETIVSAASPHIAQWGSVSWCSNYHGAVEQHINQIRKIFPQSYHLKVVVDCACGAASDVTPNLLRALGCSVLSLNSNPSGFFPHAVEPLEENLSDLINAVRKSGADFGIAHDGDADRMMAVDDAGRFITGDKMLCLLAAAERAQKVVTTVDASAMIDRQGYQIARTRVGDSFVSEALKNGGDFGGEPSGAWIFPRNTLCPDGIFAVACLVDLASKAKLSTKIDHLIELPIRRGSLRVDGLNLRHFEQELISLFNPRDVDYTDGIKLNFTDGWILVRASGTEPKIRFTVEGEDESWVQQTIDKLSMLLSRSR from the coding sequence ATGGGTCTTTTCGGAAGTTCGGGAATTCGTCAGCCTTTCAATGAACAACTCGTCGATGTTGTTTTCAGGGTTGGGCGGGCTGTTGGTTCGAAGTACCCGAGGGTGATTGTCGGCTGTGATACGCGAACCTCTAGTGATGCTTTGAAACATATCGCTGTCGGTGGGCTCTCTATCTCAGGCGCTAAATCCTTCGATGCCGGACTGGTCCCAACCCCCACGCTCGCATTTGCGGCGCGGAAATTCGATTGCGGCTTGATGGTAACGGCATCTCACAATCCTCCGGAATATAATGGCATAAAGCTTTTCAATCCCGATGGTTCATCGTTCAGTCCGGATCAACAGCAGGAAATAGAAACTATTGTATCGGCTGCTTCACCTCATATAGCCCAATGGGGATCTGTTAGTTGGTGTTCTAATTACCACGGCGCTGTTGAGCAGCATATCAACCAGATCCGCAAGATATTTCCACAGTCTTATCATCTTAAGGTTGTGGTAGATTGCGCCTGCGGGGCGGCATCAGATGTTACCCCGAACCTCTTAAGAGCTTTAGGTTGCTCGGTTTTAAGCCTCAATTCCAACCCAAGCGGGTTCTTCCCTCATGCCGTTGAACCACTGGAAGAAAACTTGAGCGACTTAATTAATGCTGTGCGGAAATCCGGAGCTGATTTTGGCATTGCCCATGACGGCGATGCGGATCGGATGATGGCTGTAGACGACGCAGGTCGTTTTATCACTGGTGATAAAATGCTATGTCTGTTAGCTGCAGCAGAGAGAGCCCAGAAAGTAGTGACCACCGTCGACGCATCGGCGATGATCGACCGGCAGGGCTACCAAATTGCCCGGACTCGGGTCGGCGATAGCTTCGTATCGGAAGCGCTTAAGAACGGAGGCGATTTTGGTGGCGAACCATCCGGGGCCTGGATTTTTCCCAGGAACACCTTGTGTCCAGACGGCATTTTCGCCGTTGCCTGCCTCGTCGATTTGGCCAGCAAAGCCAAACTTTCAACCAAGATCGATCACCTGATCGAACTACCGATCCGCCGAGGCAGTCTACGAGTTGATGGCTTGAATCTTCGCCATTTCGAACAGGAACTTATATCCTTGTTCAACCCGCGGGATGTTGATTACACAGATGGTATCAAATTGAATTTTACCGATGGATGGATATTAGTTCGAGCTTCCGGCACAGAACCAAAAATACGATTCACCGTTGAGGGTGAAGACGAGTCGTGGGTGCAACAGACTATCGATAAATTGTCGATGTTGCTATCTAGGTCTCGTTAG
- the glmS gene encoding glutamine--fructose-6-phosphate transaminase (isomerizing) — MCGIVGYVGNKKAQPVLMETLARLEYRGYDSCGVAIRGSPLTVYKGADRVGHLEANSPLVSGTIGIGHTRWATHGEVSEANAHPHTDCRQKIAVVHNGVISNYQELKKQLTNEGHIFVSGTDTEVLPHLIEKYYEGDIEKAVKQALDEVQGNYAILVVTEYENRMVAARNGNPLIIGIGPDGFITASDVPAVLNYAQKIIYLEDNDLAVMGRDGLKITNEGVEVRREAFDSLWALEDLGKNGYEHHMLKEISEQPRVVQNCLQQYNIKERAYPDAPPVLDGDTRNLTLIACGTSCHAALVGKYIIEELTGIPVRVEVASEISHRRHLVATSKVIGLSQSGETADVLVSLKRMRDQGAETVAITNVFKSTISRIADQTIYTAAGPEVAVAATKTFIAQLVALIKLALSHPEVDPVIRGRLEAELEQLPRKIQEIIDNKAQIERYAEYLAAASQVFFIAKGVNVPIAYEGALKVKEIAYLNAEGYCAGELKHGPFALLTPDSMVVALMPRDENYEAMSITIQEIRARKARLLCLAEAGDDALDGSADYVLKLPPTLDLLSPILNAVALQLLAYYTAKARACPIDFPRNLAKSVTVE; from the coding sequence ATGTGTGGCATAGTAGGATATGTAGGTAATAAGAAAGCGCAGCCGGTGCTCATGGAGACGCTGGCGAGGCTGGAATACCGTGGCTACGACAGTTGCGGTGTCGCCATCAGGGGCAGTCCGTTGACTGTCTATAAAGGCGCCGACAGGGTGGGGCATCTCGAGGCCAACTCACCCTTGGTCTCGGGCACTATTGGCATCGGGCATACCCGGTGGGCGACACACGGCGAGGTCTCGGAGGCCAATGCCCACCCCCACACTGACTGCCGGCAGAAGATTGCCGTGGTCCACAACGGCGTCATCTCCAACTACCAGGAGCTCAAAAAGCAGTTAACTAACGAAGGTCACATCTTTGTATCGGGGACCGACACCGAGGTCCTGCCCCATCTGATCGAGAAATACTACGAAGGTGATATCGAAAAGGCGGTGAAGCAGGCTCTTGATGAGGTTCAGGGCAACTACGCCATACTGGTGGTGACCGAATATGAGAACCGGATGGTGGCCGCCCGGAACGGCAACCCGCTGATCATCGGCATCGGCCCTGACGGCTTTATCACCGCTTCTGACGTTCCCGCTGTTCTGAACTACGCTCAAAAGATCATCTATCTTGAAGACAATGACCTGGCCGTCATGGGCAGGGACGGCCTCAAGATCACCAACGAGGGGGTAGAAGTCAGGCGCGAGGCCTTTGATTCGCTGTGGGCTCTGGAGGATCTGGGTAAAAACGGCTATGAACACCACATGCTCAAAGAGATAAGCGAGCAGCCCAGGGTGGTCCAGAACTGCCTGCAGCAATATAACATAAAGGAAAGGGCTTATCCTGATGCCCCGCCTGTATTGGACGGGGACACTCGTAACCTCACCCTCATTGCCTGCGGCACGTCATGCCATGCCGCCCTGGTCGGCAAATACATCATTGAAGAATTGACCGGCATCCCCGTAAGGGTGGAGGTAGCCTCGGAGATCAGCCACCGCAGGCATCTTGTTGCCACATCCAAGGTCATCGGGCTGTCGCAGTCCGGTGAGACGGCTGACGTTTTGGTCAGTCTGAAACGGATGAGGGACCAGGGGGCCGAGACGGTGGCCATCACCAACGTTTTTAAGAGCACCATCAGCCGTATCGCCGACCAGACGATCTACACCGCAGCCGGGCCCGAGGTAGCTGTGGCGGCAACCAAGACCTTCATTGCTCAGCTGGTAGCGCTTATTAAGCTTGCCCTCTCCCACCCTGAGGTCGACCCTGTAATCCGGGGCCGGCTGGAGGCTGAACTGGAGCAATTGCCTCGCAAGATTCAGGAAATCATCGACAACAAAGCGCAGATTGAGCGTTATGCCGAGTATCTGGCGGCGGCCAGCCAGGTCTTTTTCATCGCCAAGGGTGTCAACGTGCCCATTGCCTACGAGGGCGCCCTCAAGGTCAAGGAGATCGCTTACTTGAATGCCGAGGGGTACTGCGCCGGGGAGCTGAAACACGGGCCGTTCGCCCTGCTGACGCCGGACTCGATGGTCGTCGCCCTGATGCCCCGCGACGAGAACTATGAGGCAATGTCGATCACCATCCAGGAGATTCGGGCCAGGAAGGCTCGGCTGCTGTGCCTGGCGGAGGCTGGTGACGACGCCCTCGACGGCAGTGCTGATTATGTCCTCAAGCTGCCGCCGACGCTGGACCTATTATCGCCGATCTTGAATGCCGTGGCCCTGCAGCTCCTGGCCTATTACACCGCCAAAGCCAGGGCATGTCCCATTGACTTCCCCCGCAACCTGGCCAAAAGCGTCACCGTGGAGTAA
- a CDS encoding acyltransferase yields MASTLYDENTVGEYFRSQGANVGFGCRIFIRHLGDEPYLVKIGDHVTIAAGVTFITHDGGAWIGRLDVPDLQVFGPITIGNNCVIGQNAILFPNITIGDNCIVGAGSVVISDIPPNTLAMGVPARPFGSVNKYLTKCVERWSIQKPPDVVIESGADWWNSRNYNNNRIKLKKHLTSLFSANAYTQNNESKKADGQTTPGV; encoded by the coding sequence TTGGCCTCAACCCTATACGACGAAAATACTGTCGGTGAATATTTTCGAAGTCAAGGGGCAAATGTTGGGTTTGGATGCCGCATATTTATCCGTCACCTTGGAGATGAACCATACCTGGTCAAGATCGGAGACCATGTCACCATTGCGGCCGGGGTGACTTTCATTACCCACGATGGCGGTGCCTGGATAGGCCGTCTTGATGTACCGGACCTACAGGTGTTCGGGCCAATAACTATCGGCAACAACTGTGTCATCGGACAAAATGCAATCCTGTTTCCTAATATCACCATCGGGGACAACTGTATAGTCGGAGCCGGTTCAGTGGTCATCAGCGATATCCCTCCAAACACGCTGGCAATGGGAGTACCAGCCCGCCCATTTGGTTCGGTGAATAAATATTTGACCAAATGCGTAGAGCGTTGGAGCATTCAGAAACCACCCGATGTAGTCATCGAATCGGGAGCCGACTGGTGGAACTCAAGGAATTATAATAACAATAGAATTAAATTGAAGAAGCACTTAACTTCCCTATTCTCAGCGAATGCTTACACCCAGAATAATGAATCAAAGAAGGCTGATGGGCAAACAACGCCCGGGGTATGA
- the nth gene encoding endonuclease III: MTDKPADINETIKRLKKAYPKSRIALNFKTPLELLTAVILSAQTTDVAINSLTPSLFAKYKNASDYATAEVTELETLIKRSGFYHAKARSLMGMGKTLVEKFNGQVPSTMAELIEILGVGRKTANIVLWNAFGKIEGVAVDTHVARLSKRLGFTRDEDPVKIEKDLMKIVPHEDWGRVSHWLQDHGRAICTARKPNCAGCFLNDICPSAFKV; this comes from the coding sequence ATGACTGATAAGCCTGCCGACATCAACGAGACTATTAAAAGACTTAAAAAAGCCTATCCTAAATCTCGAATCGCGCTCAATTTCAAAACCCCGCTAGAGTTGCTTACCGCCGTGATTTTGTCGGCGCAAACCACCGATGTAGCTATCAATTCTCTCACTCCATCGCTCTTTGCCAAGTATAAGAACGCGTCGGATTACGCCACCGCTGAAGTAACAGAGCTTGAGACTCTGATTAAACGCTCCGGTTTTTACCATGCCAAAGCAAGGAGCCTGATGGGCATGGGTAAAACCCTGGTTGAAAAATTCAACGGTCAAGTTCCTTCGACAATGGCGGAGTTGATTGAAATACTTGGTGTGGGGCGAAAAACAGCGAATATCGTTCTATGGAATGCCTTTGGGAAGATCGAAGGTGTTGCCGTCGATACTCATGTTGCAAGACTGTCTAAGCGACTGGGTTTTACCCGGGATGAAGACCCCGTGAAAATCGAAAAAGACCTGATGAAAATTGTGCCTCACGAGGATTGGGGCCGAGTCTCTCACTGGCTGCAGGACCATGGCAGGGCTATCTGTACTGCTCGAAAACCCAATTGTGCGGGTTGTTTTCTAAATGATATCTGCCCTTCGGCTTTCAAGGTGTAA
- a CDS encoding TatD family hydrolase — MPVELIDSHAHLDLPEFEPDFDEALNRAEAAGIRTIVTIGTDLPSSKKAIRLAENHRNIYATVGIHPTDSAAMTLETQRELAALAQNPRVVAIGETGLDFYHKPFSESQQLGTLKFQLELAVQVGKPVVVHSREADSTVLPILVEWAITNPNHLKGVIHCFNGTIDTARAYMNAGFYISLGGYVTYPSSRKSHEVYRFIPLDRLLLETDCPFLPPQSHRGQRNEPSYLVQTAQALAAIKEISFEDIAKTTADNTRKLFKLD, encoded by the coding sequence ATGCCTGTAGAATTGATCGATAGCCACGCCCACCTCGATTTGCCGGAATTTGAACCCGATTTCGACGAAGCCTTGAATCGGGCAGAAGCGGCTGGCATAAGGACCATTGTTACCATCGGAACCGATCTCCCTTCAAGCAAGAAAGCCATTAGGCTGGCAGAAAACCATCGAAACATTTATGCCACGGTTGGGATACATCCCACCGATTCTGCAGCGATGACCCTCGAAACACAACGCGAACTGGCAGCACTAGCGCAAAATCCAAGAGTTGTTGCAATTGGCGAGACCGGATTGGATTTTTACCATAAACCTTTTTCCGAAAGCCAACAACTCGGAACCTTGAAATTCCAGCTTGAGCTAGCGGTACAAGTCGGAAAACCGGTGGTTGTGCACAGTCGAGAAGCGGATTCAACTGTATTGCCGATTCTTGTTGAATGGGCTATAACCAATCCCAACCACCTGAAAGGTGTCATCCACTGTTTTAACGGAACGATCGACACGGCACGCGCATATATGAATGCCGGCTTCTATATCTCCCTGGGCGGATATGTCACTTACCCCTCTTCAAGGAAGAGTCACGAAGTATATCGGTTCATCCCGCTAGACAGACTACTTCTTGAAACCGATTGCCCCTTCCTGCCACCTCAAAGTCACCGCGGGCAGCGTAACGAACCCTCATATCTGGTTCAAACAGCACAGGCACTAGCTGCAATTAAGGAAATTTCTTTCGAAGATATTGCTAAAACGACCGCCGATAACACAAGAAAATTGTTTAAGTTAGATTGA